In Xenorhabdus griffiniae, the genomic window CACACTTAATTCTAAGTGTGACTTTTTGAACCATTAAAAATGCTTTTTTACATAGTGTAATCGTTTGGTTTCTAAACGTTATGTTTAGGTTTAATTTTATAGACTCTTCGGGGAAACAATGAAATGAAAAAAACGCTATTCATCGTAGGTGCACGGGGTGCAGGAAAGACAACAATAGGTAAGTTACTGTCTGATGCGCTGTCGTATAAATTTATTGACACCGATGAAAGTATTCAGACCATGAATAAAATGACGATAGCCGATCTTGTTGAACAATATGGCTGGGAACATTTTAGAAAATTAGAAAGCCAAACGTTGAAAACGGTTAGCCAGAATGAACATGTCATTTCAACAGGTGGCGGAATGGTGTTGTCGCTTGAGAATCGCCAATATATGCAACACAATGGTATTGTTATTTATTTACAGGCAACGGCAAGCGTTTTGAGTAATCGATTATCTCTCAATCCAGAAAATACGCAACGTCCTAGTCTAACAGGGAAATCTATCATAGAAGAAATGGAAGGAATATTGGTTGAAAGAGAGCCATTATACCAGGAGTGTGCCCATTTTATTGTCGATGCCAATCTTGCAACAGAAGAGATCGTATCTCACATTAAGTCTTACATTCTAAACCAGAAAAATAAATTAATTTGATGGATAAAGGCATTTAAGTGTATTTTTTAGGGAAGCTTTATATAACAAATTGCCCGTATAACTTATAGTATCACCCTATTTACTCACTTTAATTTTATTAATTATATTTGAGATATGGACATGCTCTTAAATTTTATTCGGTTACTTGTTCGTGTACTCTTTAGGATTACAATCGAAGGTGATACCAAACAGTTACAACAATACCCTAAATGCATTATTACTCCCAACCATATTTCGTTTCTGGATGGTCTGTTAATTGGGTTATTCCTGCCAATAAAGCCTGTATTTGCTATTTATTCTAATATTGCAACCCGCAGTTTTTTCAAATTTATCAAGCCTTATGCAGAT contains:
- the aroL gene encoding shikimate kinase AroL, with the translated sequence MKKTLFIVGARGAGKTTIGKLLSDALSYKFIDTDESIQTMNKMTIADLVEQYGWEHFRKLESQTLKTVSQNEHVISTGGGMVLSLENRQYMQHNGIVIYLQATASVLSNRLSLNPENTQRPSLTGKSIIEEMEGILVEREPLYQECAHFIVDANLATEEIVSHIKSYILNQKNKLI